A window from Telopea speciosissima isolate NSW1024214 ecotype Mountain lineage chromosome 8, Tspe_v1, whole genome shotgun sequence encodes these proteins:
- the LOC122671043 gene encoding protein ETHYLENE INSENSITIVE 3-like: MMGIFEEMGFCGNLDFIPAPPLEGDLVPEGEPEATVEEDYSDEEMDVDELERRMWRDRMLLRRLKEQSKEKEGVDTAKQRQSQEQARRKKMSRAQDGILKYMLKMMEVCKAQGFVYGIIPEKGKPVSGASDNLRAWWKEKVRFDRNGPAAIAKYQADNAIPGKNEDSNVVASTPHTLQELQDTTLGSLLSALMQHCDPPQRRFPLEKGVAPPWWPTGKEEWWPQLGFPKDQGPPPYKKPHDLKKAWKVSVLTAVIKHMSPDIAKIRKLVRQSKCLQDKMTAKESATWLAIINQEEALSRRLYPDSCPPISSAGGSGSFVLSDSSEYDVEGVEDEPSFEVQECKPCDANMFNMGMCGNKFSLPVPIKGEVTSSDFIQKRKTLSDEMPAAMVDHKIYACENLQCPYSDYRLGFLDRTSRNNHQANCPFRNVSQGFGVSNFQTNEEKPTIFSVPYAQPRPAPPVQNLTPASFNSPGLVVLPDEGQKTISELMSLYDSNPQRKNIRNPGNVIVIEDQIPAQPRTQLGDNSFSSNIFEETNAPINHTMFPRDEIQFDQCKVFDPPFEPNTGDIGGDFRFGSPFNLPSVDFPDVMPRGTVEPLSCKQDNSIWYL; the protein is encoded by the coding sequence ATGATGGGGATCTTTGAAGAAATGGGTTTCTGTGGGAATCTTGATTTTATTCCTGCTCCACCGCTAGAGGGAGATCTGGTACCTGAAGGTGAACCAGAGGCTACAGTTGAGGAGGATTATAGTGATGAAGAGATGGATGTTGATGAGCTAGAAAGGAGGATGTGGAGGGACCGGATGCTTCTGAGGCGTCTCAAAGAACAGAGCAAGGAGAAGGAGGGAGTTGATACTGCGAAGCAGAGGCAGTCGCAGGAGCAGgcgaggaggaagaagatgtcaCGAGCACAAGATGGGATCCTGAAGTACATGTTGAAGATGATGGAAGTTTGCAAAGCTCAGGGTTTTGTTTATGGAATCATCCCTGAGAAAGGAAAGCCTGTGAGTGGTGCTTCTGATAATCTCCGTGCTTGGTGGAAAGAGAAGGTGAGATTTGATAGAAATGGTCCTGCGGCGATCGCCAAATATCAGGCCGATAATGCGATCCCTGGGAAGAATGAAGACTCTAATGTGGTGGCCTCCACTCCTCACACACTGCAAGAGCTTCAAGACACCACACTTGGTTCGCTCTTGTCGGCTCTCATGCAGCACTGTGATCCACCTCAGAGGAGGTTCCCTTTGGAGAAGGGTGTTGCTCCACCATGGTGGCCTACTGGTAAAGAGGAATGGTGGCCTCAACTGGGGTTTCCGAAGGATCAAGGTCCTCCACCTTATAAGAAGCCCCATGATCTGAAGAAGGCCTGGAAGGTGAGCGTGCTCACTGCTGTGATTAAGCACATGTCTCCTGATATTGCAAAGATTCGCAAGCTTGTGAGACAATCCAAGTGCTTGCAGGACAAGATGACTGCAAAGGAGAGTGCGACATGGTTGGCCATCATCAACCAGGAGGAGGCCTTGTCTAGGAGACTTTACCCTGATAGCTGCCCACCTATATCTTCAGCTGGTGGGAGTGGATCTTTTGTTCTCAGTGACAGCAgtgaatatgatgttgaggggGTCGAAGATGAACCAAGCTTCGAAGTACAGGAGTGCAAACCCTGTGATGCAAACATGTTCAATATGGGTATGTGTGGAAACAAGTTCTCTTTGCCCGTCCCAATCAAGGGAGAAGTTACTAGCTCAGATTTCATCCAGAAGAGGAAGACATTATCTGATGAGATGCCAGCAGCAATGGTGGATCACAAGATCTACGCTTGTGAGAACCTTCAGTGCCCTTACAGTGACTACCGCCTGGGGTTTCTTGATAGAACTTCGAGGAACAATCACCAGGCGAATTGCCCATTTCGCAATGTTTCACAGGGGTTTGGAGTTTCAAACTTCCAGACTAACGAGGAAAAACCAACAATCTTCTCTGTGCCATATGCCCAACCGAGGCCAGCACCTCCAGTGCAAAATCTGACTCCAGCATCCTTCAATTCACCTGGACTCGTAGTGCTACCAGACGAGGGGCAGAAAACTATTTCTGAGCTTATGTCACTCTATGATTCCAATCCTCAGCGAAAGAATATCAGGAATCCTGGAAATGTTATTGTTATAGAAGATCAAATTCCTGCACAGCCAAGGACTCAACTGGGTGACAACTCCTTCAGCAGTAACATCTTTGAAGAGACAAATGCACCGATCAACCATACAATGTTCCCTCGAGATGAAATCCAGTTTGATCAGTGTAAAGTGTTCGATCCACCATTTGAGCCCAATACTGGTGACATTGGTGGAGACTTCAGATTTGGATCTCCTTTCAACTTGCCATCGGTCGATTTCCCTGATGTCATGCCTA